One window of the Natrinema sp. CBA1119 genome contains the following:
- a CDS encoding metallophosphoesterase, producing the protein MKAGLISDVHGNRVALEAVLEDMPPVDHLLCAGDVVGYNPWPADCVDELRARDVPTVMGNHDAAVAGDAPFRFNGMARAGVEYAKRELSDDQLEWLTDLPDERLACDGRVKLVHGHPDDPDRYTRYTYPRDFSPRLLGDEDVLVLGHTHVQGVERFAEGIVVNPGSVGQPRDGDPRAGYAVLDLDALTVETHRVEYDIDAVQEAVDEAGLPDRIGTRLARGE; encoded by the coding sequence ATGAAGGCCGGACTCATCTCGGACGTCCACGGCAACCGGGTCGCACTGGAGGCCGTCCTCGAGGACATGCCTCCGGTCGACCACCTCCTCTGTGCCGGCGACGTGGTCGGCTACAATCCCTGGCCGGCTGACTGCGTCGACGAGTTGCGAGCGCGGGACGTGCCGACGGTGATGGGAAATCACGACGCCGCCGTCGCCGGGGATGCACCCTTTCGGTTCAACGGGATGGCCCGTGCAGGCGTCGAATACGCCAAACGGGAGCTGTCGGACGATCAACTCGAGTGGCTCACCGACCTTCCGGACGAACGCCTCGCATGCGACGGGCGAGTGAAACTCGTCCACGGACATCCGGACGATCCCGACCGGTACACACGGTACACGTATCCGAGGGACTTCTCGCCGCGACTGCTCGGCGACGAGGATGTCCTGGTGCTCGGCCACACCCACGTGCAGGGCGTCGAACGGTTCGCGGAGGGGATCGTCGTCAATCCCGGCAGCGTCGGCCAGCCCCGCGACGGCGATCCGCGGGCGGGCTACGCGGTGCTCGACCTCGACGCGTTGACCGTCGAGACCCACCGCGTCGAGTACGACATCGATGCGGTACAGGAGGCAGTCGACGAAGCCGGATTGCCCGATCGAATCGGAACGCGGCTGGCTCGCGGCGAGTGA
- the cysE gene encoding serine O-acetyltransferase, whose product MVRRIREDVRAMATRDPAATGYLEVLLCYPGLHAVWAHLLLHRLWNAGFQLTARLLSNIVRLLTGVEIHPGAEIGRRVTIDHGMGVVIGETAEIGDNVHMYHGVTLGGDTNEPVKRHPTVEEGAQLGANATLLGDITIGEDAAVGAGSVVTSDVEPGATVVGVPADRVE is encoded by the coding sequence ATGGTCCGACGAATTCGTGAGGACGTTCGCGCGATGGCCACGCGCGACCCCGCCGCGACGGGCTACCTCGAGGTCCTGCTCTGTTATCCCGGGCTGCACGCCGTCTGGGCGCACCTGCTGCTTCATCGGCTCTGGAACGCCGGTTTTCAACTCACCGCACGGCTGCTGTCCAACATCGTCCGCCTGCTAACCGGCGTCGAAATCCACCCGGGTGCGGAGATCGGCCGGCGAGTCACGATCGATCACGGAATGGGCGTGGTGATCGGCGAAACCGCCGAGATCGGTGACAACGTCCACATGTACCACGGCGTCACGCTCGGCGGCGACACGAACGAACCGGTCAAGCGCCATCCGACGGTCGAGGAGGGCGCACAGCTCGGTGCCAACGCGACACTCCTAGGGGACATCACGATCGGCGAGGACGCGGCCGTCGGCGCCGGCTCGGTCGTCACGAGCGACGTCGAGCCGGGCGCGACTGTCGTCGGCGTTCCCGCGGATCGAGTCGAGTGA
- a CDS encoding phosphoglucomutase/phosphomannomutase family protein yields the protein METISFGTDGWRATLEEFTAPRVRMVGQAVATYLTDEGIAGPVAIGYDARETSRGFAEELSRVLCANGFDVLLADRDRPTPLVAYAIVDRDLAGGLVITASHNPPEYNGVKFIPEDGAPALPAVTDAIAERLAEPESLPEDEHGTAREVDFAEPHADTALELVESITGTTDLSELTVAYDAMHGSGRDTTDALLERAGASLERSRCERDPEFGGGSPEPAAENLGDLIAAVTDDESDVDLGIANDGDADRIAVVTPERGYLDENLFFGALYDYLLETESGSVVRTVSTTYLIDRVAEAHGETVHEVPVGFKWVAEAMGEHDALVGGEESGGFTVRGHVREKDGVLMALLASAMHAAEPLDERVDRLLSEHGTVVQDKISVACPDDEKERVLAALEAEIPDAVAGTDIEGVNTADGFKLQLADGSWLLVRPSGTEPVLRVYAEASDEDRVQELLEAGEELVAPLV from the coding sequence ATGGAGACGATCAGTTTCGGCACCGACGGCTGGCGGGCGACGCTCGAGGAGTTCACGGCCCCGCGGGTTCGGATGGTGGGGCAGGCGGTCGCCACCTATCTAACCGACGAGGGGATAGCGGGGCCGGTCGCGATCGGGTACGACGCCCGGGAGACCTCGCGCGGGTTTGCCGAGGAGCTGTCGCGAGTGCTGTGTGCGAACGGGTTCGACGTGTTGCTCGCCGACCGGGATCGGCCGACGCCGCTCGTCGCCTACGCGATCGTCGACCGCGACCTTGCGGGTGGGTTGGTCATTACGGCCTCGCACAATCCGCCGGAGTACAACGGCGTCAAGTTCATTCCCGAGGACGGCGCGCCGGCCCTGCCCGCCGTCACCGACGCCATCGCGGAGCGACTCGCTGAGCCCGAGTCGCTTCCCGAGGACGAACACGGGACGGCACGCGAGGTCGACTTCGCCGAACCTCACGCCGATACCGCCCTCGAGCTGGTCGAGTCGATCACTGGTACCACTGATCTCTCGGAGCTGACCGTCGCCTACGACGCGATGCACGGCAGCGGTCGCGATACGACCGACGCCCTGCTCGAGCGCGCCGGGGCCTCCCTCGAGCGCTCTCGTTGCGAGCGCGACCCCGAGTTCGGCGGTGGCTCGCCCGAACCCGCCGCAGAGAACCTTGGGGACCTGATCGCGGCCGTGACGGACGACGAAAGCGATGTCGACCTCGGGATCGCCAACGACGGCGACGCCGACCGTATCGCCGTTGTCACGCCCGAACGCGGCTATCTCGACGAGAACCTGTTTTTCGGCGCGCTCTACGACTACCTGCTCGAGACGGAGTCGGGCTCGGTCGTCCGGACCGTCTCGACGACCTACCTGATCGACCGGGTCGCGGAGGCCCACGGCGAGACCGTCCACGAGGTCCCGGTCGGCTTCAAGTGGGTCGCCGAGGCGATGGGCGAACACGACGCCCTCGTCGGGGGCGAGGAGTCCGGCGGGTTCACCGTCCGCGGGCACGTCCGCGAGAAGGATGGCGTCCTCATGGCGCTGCTTGCGAGTGCGATGCACGCCGCGGAACCGTTGGACGAGCGGGTCGATCGGCTGCTCTCCGAACACGGGACGGTCGTTCAGGACAAGATCAGCGTGGCCTGTCCCGACGACGAGAAAGAACGGGTTCTCGCGGCGCTCGAGGCCGAGATTCCCGACGCGGTCGCGGGGACCGACATCGAGGGCGTCAACACGGCTGACGGCTTCAAACTGCAACTGGCCGACGGCTCGTGGTTGCTCGTTCGTCCGAGTGGGACCGAACCCGTCCTGCGGGTCTACGCCGAGGCATCGGACGAGGATCGGGTCCAGGAACTACTCGAGGCCGGCGAGGAACTGGTCGCGCCGCTGGTGTGA
- a CDS encoding GIY-YIG nuclease family protein: MADHVVYVLECADGSLYTGYTTDLERRVAEHDAGEGAKYTRGRTPVELRYHERFDSKSAAMSREYEIKQLRRAAKERLVGLD; the protein is encoded by the coding sequence ATGGCCGATCACGTCGTCTACGTACTCGAGTGTGCCGACGGATCGCTCTACACCGGCTACACGACCGACCTCGAGCGCCGCGTCGCCGAACACGATGCCGGCGAGGGAGCGAAGTACACTCGCGGACGAACGCCGGTCGAACTCCGCTACCACGAGCGGTTCGACTCGAAGTCGGCCGCGATGTCCCGCGAGTACGAGATCAAGCAACTGCGCCGCGCGGCGAAGGAACGTCTCGTCGGCCTCGATTGA
- the larB gene encoding nickel pincer cofactor biosynthesis protein LarB, with the protein MRELLEAVADGSLSPAAAEAELRGYVIGEAGRFDAARDRRRGVPEAIFATGKTTTQIVALAETALETTGRALLTRVSDEQFERLEAHLDETVPAATIDRRSGAVRVTTPAYDPPSLDATVGIATGGTVDGPVADEAELVCLDAGATVDRVDDIGVAALTRTLDQLDRFREADVLVIAAGREGALPTVVAGLVDTPVIGVPVSSGYGHAGDGEAALAGMLQSCTVLSVVNIDAGFVAGAQATLIARAIDAARD; encoded by the coding sequence ATGCGTGAACTGCTCGAGGCCGTCGCCGACGGCTCGCTGTCGCCGGCGGCAGCCGAAGCCGAACTCAGAGGATACGTCATCGGCGAGGCGGGCCGATTCGATGCGGCCCGCGACCGGCGTCGCGGGGTCCCGGAGGCGATTTTCGCAACGGGGAAGACCACCACACAGATCGTTGCACTGGCTGAAACCGCGCTCGAGACGACGGGGCGGGCGCTGCTCACGCGCGTCTCCGACGAACAGTTCGAGCGACTCGAAGCCCACCTCGACGAGACAGTTCCGGCGGCGACGATCGACCGGCGAAGCGGGGCGGTCCGAGTAACGACGCCGGCGTACGACCCGCCGTCGCTCGACGCGACGGTCGGGATCGCGACCGGTGGGACTGTCGATGGACCGGTCGCCGACGAGGCGGAACTCGTCTGTCTGGACGCCGGTGCGACGGTCGACCGGGTCGACGATATCGGCGTCGCAGCGCTTACCCGGACGCTCGACCAGCTCGATCGATTCCGCGAGGCGGACGTGTTGGTCATCGCTGCCGGCCGGGAGGGGGCGCTACCGACCGTCGTCGCCGGCCTCGTCGACACCCCGGTCATCGGCGTTCCGGTCTCGAGCGGCTACGGTCACGCCGGGGACGGCGAGGCGGCGCTCGCCGGGATGCTCCAGTCGTGTACCGTGCTGTCGGTCGTCAACATCGACGCGGGGTTCGTCGCCGGGGCCCAGGCGACCCTGATTGCACGGGCGATTGATGCCGCTCGTGACTGA
- a CDS encoding DUF1931 family protein produces the protein MADLIVKAAVKEALDDKNVASDFYDALDEEVSELLDDAARRAEANDRKTVQPRDL, from the coding sequence ATGGCAGACCTTATCGTCAAAGCCGCCGTTAAGGAAGCGCTCGATGACAAAAACGTCGCCTCGGATTTCTACGACGCACTCGACGAGGAAGTCTCGGAACTGCTCGACGACGCCGCCCGCCGCGCAGAGGCGAACGACCGGAAGACGGTCCAGCCCCGCGACCTGTAA
- the rpiA gene encoding ribose-5-phosphate isomerase RpiA gives MKTEGGSTAAKRRAGERAAEEAEAGSVVGLGTGSTTAHAIRALGRAVDDGLEIRGIPTSFQSRELALEVGIPLTELDAVDAVDLAIDGADQVVDDPDAPARGALIKGGGGAHAREKLVDTAADRFLVVADPSKLTDRLERPVPLEVRPDAHTVVAERIRELDGEPTLRDAERKDGPVVTDNGNLLLDCAFGSIDDPDALATRLSKIPGVVEHGLFVGLADATYVGTEGGVEVRRY, from the coding sequence ATGAAGACGGAGGGTGGCTCCACCGCAGCGAAACGACGGGCCGGCGAACGTGCGGCCGAGGAAGCCGAAGCCGGATCCGTCGTCGGGCTCGGCACCGGCTCGACGACCGCTCACGCGATCCGGGCGCTCGGTCGCGCCGTCGACGACGGCCTCGAGATCCGCGGGATTCCGACTTCCTTCCAGTCCCGCGAACTGGCCCTCGAGGTCGGGATTCCGCTGACGGAACTCGACGCGGTCGACGCCGTCGACCTCGCGATCGACGGCGCGGATCAGGTGGTCGACGACCCCGATGCTCCGGCCCGCGGCGCGCTCATCAAGGGCGGCGGTGGAGCACACGCGCGCGAGAAACTCGTCGATACGGCCGCGGACCGATTCCTCGTCGTCGCGGATCCCTCGAAGCTGACCGATCGCCTCGAGCGGCCGGTCCCACTCGAAGTCCGTCCCGATGCCCACACGGTCGTCGCCGAGCGGATCCGGGAACTGGACGGCGAGCCGACGCTCCGGGACGCCGAGCGAAAGGACGGCCCGGTCGTGACCGACAACGGGAATCTGCTACTCGACTGCGCGTTCGGCTCGATCGACGATCCCGACGCGCTGGCGACGCGACTTTCGAAAATTCCGGGCGTCGTGGAACACGGCCTGTTCGTCGGACTGGCCGACGCGACCTACGTCGGTACCGAGGGGGGCGTCGAGGTACGGCGCTACTGA
- a CDS encoding ABC transporter permease gives MSSIVVAKKDFRDAMRSRVLLGLIAVFALFTAGGAFLASRLSGLFDSGGGDTTIDLILALQTPASFLVPVIALVVGYGAIAGERESGSLKFLLGLPHRRRDIVLGKVLGRTAVVAVSILIGFGVGLIGLVAFIGQVSIVDYVTFTLVTVLFGFVYVCIGVGISSMTRSTTKAAIGAFGLVVLFWFLWSFLAQALLYVIEGEFFPDTFPDWFLAMNSLTPDAAYGSAIAAVLSDNQFTVASTYETAGLTDGTLPLLAEPWFGFVLLTIWALIPLGFGLWRFDRVDL, from the coding sequence GTGAGTTCGATCGTCGTCGCGAAGAAGGATTTTCGCGACGCCATGCGATCTCGCGTGCTGCTCGGTCTCATTGCCGTCTTCGCTCTGTTTACCGCCGGTGGCGCGTTCCTCGCGTCGCGGCTATCGGGGCTGTTCGACTCGGGTGGCGGCGACACGACGATCGATCTGATCCTCGCGTTGCAGACGCCGGCGAGCTTTCTCGTGCCCGTCATCGCCCTGGTCGTCGGCTACGGCGCGATCGCCGGCGAGCGAGAGAGCGGGAGTCTGAAGTTCCTCCTCGGACTGCCACACCGTCGCCGTGACATCGTCTTGGGGAAGGTACTCGGTCGAACGGCGGTGGTGGCCGTCTCGATCCTGATCGGCTTCGGCGTCGGCCTGATCGGACTCGTCGCCTTCATCGGTCAGGTCTCGATCGTCGATTACGTCACCTTCACGCTGGTGACGGTGCTGTTCGGGTTCGTCTACGTCTGTATCGGCGTCGGAATCTCCTCGATGACGCGGTCGACGACCAAAGCCGCGATCGGTGCGTTCGGACTGGTCGTGCTGTTCTGGTTCCTCTGGAGCTTCCTCGCGCAGGCGCTGCTCTACGTCATCGAAGGCGAGTTCTTCCCCGACACGTTTCCCGACTGGTTCCTCGCGATGAACTCGTTGACGCCCGACGCCGCCTACGGCTCCGCGATCGCCGCCGTGCTCAGTGACAATCAGTTCACGGTTGCCAGCACCTACGAGACCGCGGGATTGACCGACGGAACGCTCCCGCTCCTCGCCGAGCCGTGGTTCGGTTTCGTCCTGCTGACGATCTGGGCACTCATCCCGCTCGGATTCGGGCTCTGGCGGTTCGACCGCGTCGACCTCTGA
- a CDS encoding ABC transporter ATP-binding protein gives MPSIDISDVTKRYGTETALEGLDLTVERGEIYGFLGPNGAGKSTTINLVLDFIRPTQGEVRVFDLDAQSDSLEIRERTGILPEGAELYDRLTGRQHVEFAIESKRADDDPDELIERVGLSSDDADRKAGGYSKGMAQRLMLATALVGEPDLLILDEPSTGLDPNGARQMREIIREENARGATVFFSSHVLGQVEAVCDRVGILRDGDLIAEDTVDGLRDAMPNETRLRVILDRVPDDSSAALEAVESVDGVSSVTPEGRTIVVACEDRAKTTVLHTIEEYGVTVEDFETDESSLEDLFMAYTSDSAGSTGVVQ, from the coding sequence GTGCCCTCCATCGACATCTCGGATGTGACGAAGCGGTACGGTACCGAAACGGCCCTCGAGGGACTGGATCTCACCGTCGAACGCGGCGAGATCTACGGCTTCCTCGGCCCGAACGGCGCGGGAAAGTCGACGACGATCAACCTCGTGCTCGATTTCATTCGGCCGACCCAGGGCGAGGTGCGCGTGTTCGACCTGGATGCCCAGTCGGACAGCCTCGAGATCCGCGAGCGGACCGGCATCCTCCCCGAAGGGGCCGAACTGTACGACCGGCTGACCGGCCGTCAGCACGTCGAGTTCGCGATCGAATCGAAACGAGCCGACGACGACCCCGACGAACTCATCGAGCGAGTCGGACTGTCGAGCGACGATGCCGATCGGAAGGCCGGCGGCTACTCGAAGGGGATGGCCCAGCGGCTCATGCTCGCGACGGCGCTGGTCGGCGAGCCGGACCTGCTGATCCTCGACGAGCCGTCGACGGGACTCGATCCCAACGGCGCTCGACAGATGCGCGAGATCATCCGCGAGGAGAACGCCCGCGGCGCGACCGTCTTCTTCTCCTCGCACGTTCTCGGTCAGGTCGAAGCGGTCTGCGACCGCGTCGGCATCCTCCGGGACGGCGATCTGATCGCCGAAGACACCGTCGACGGGCTCCGCGACGCCATGCCGAACGAGACCCGGCTTCGCGTGATCCTCGACCGCGTCCCGGACGACTCCTCAGCCGCGCTCGAGGCGGTCGAATCGGTCGACGGCGTCTCGTCGGTGACGCCCGAGGGCCGAACCATCGTCGTCGCCTGCGAGGACCGGGCGAAGACGACCGTGTTGCACACCATCGAGGAGTACGGCGTGACCGTCGAGGACTTCGAAACCGACGAGTCCTCGCTCGAGGACCTGTTCATGGCTTACACGTCCGATTCGGCCGGTAGTACGGGGGTGGTACAGTGA
- a CDS encoding Sec62 family protein translocation protein — protein MVPRPNDRPLEAGEMMLEHALLPLQTDAGDLMMYYLIGALVLLLITIGVAYWVYKDASKRANNELLWTIGVAGLLFLFPPLGIIALIIYVVIRSDVTSGEPSQDGAVSSEW, from the coding sequence ATGGTCCCGCGTCCGAACGATCGACCGCTCGAGGCAGGTGAGATGATGCTGGAGCACGCCCTCCTCCCCTTACAGACCGACGCAGGCGACCTGATGATGTACTATCTCATCGGGGCGTTGGTCCTCCTCCTCATCACGATCGGCGTCGCCTACTGGGTTTACAAGGACGCCTCGAAGCGGGCGAACAACGAACTCTTGTGGACGATCGGCGTTGCCGGACTCCTCTTCCTCTTTCCACCGCTGGGGATTATCGCCCTCATCATCTACGTCGTTATCCGCAGTGACGTGACGAGCGGGGAACCGTCACAAGACGGAGCGGTCAGTAGCGAGTGGTAG